The sequence TTAAAAGCATTCTTTTTGTGAAGCCTATACCGCCATTATATGCATAAGCTATAAAAACTGGATTATAAAGATATTTCTCTAGCCAATCTAAATGCATATTTGCAAATTCATATGCAATTTTTGGATCAAACATATCATCTTGATCATATATTTTCAAGCCCTTTTTTTTTGCCCAATCATTTGCAACAAATGGCATAAATTGCATTAAACCCAAAGCATAAGATGTTGAAACTACACTTGGTATAAAACGGCTTTCTTGTCTAGCAATAGCTAAAATAAGTGCTTTTCTATGCGTAGTTGAATCTTTTATATACTCCATAAAAGGCATTGGATAAAAATTATCATTATATCCTGAAAGCTTATTCATTATATATATATATTGCCCCATAGTCTCTTGCGTATTAAATTTAATCGCCAAAGATTTAAGCGTTTCATTGTCTGCATTTTTAACTTTGATTTGCAACCTAACCCATTCAAATGGATCTTTTATATTATAGTCTTTTATATTTTTTTTAGAAGGCGTTGGAATTACAACATCAATTTTGTTTAAACCTGTTTTTTCTTTTGCATAAAGAGAGTAGATATTTATATCGTTACTTTTAGCTAGATTATCTAGAGTTTTACTATTTTTTGTGATTAAATAGCTCCAAAAGATAGATTTATCTCTATCAAATTGATATTTATAAGTTTTTGCAGCTTGATCAAAAAAAGCAACAGCACTATCATCTTTATTTAACTTAATAGCATTAAGCCCTAAGAAAAATGCTTCATCTTGACTAAAATTAGATGAATTGATATCTAAAAGTGAACTTCTTAAGGTCTTGTGCCTATCATATACAACAGCATCTTTAATAAATGTCTTAAAATACCAATAGTTAGAGAGATTATTGGCAAATTCTTTTTCTAATTTAAAATCAAACTTGCTATTTTGCTCAGACTTATTAAGAGACATATAGTATGAAAAAAAATTTTTAACATGTTTTGTATCAGCATAGTATTTAGCTGGATTTTCTCTATCATATCCATTTAGTAAATTTACATAATCTGCATATGAGGATAGCTCCTTAATAAGCTTTTGTCTGTTTTCTTTTGAAATATATTTTACAAAATTTGGCCACATTCTATTTAGTTTACAAGTCAAATTTGCATCTAAAATATTTTTTGCATTAACCCCTTTACAAGGATCAATTTTTTTAGATTGTGTCACAATTGCACTTAATTTTCTTTCAAGCTTTCCTTTATTCCTATAGACATCTTTTGATAACTCTTTTATCTCTTTTTTATCATATTTTGTCTCGGTAAGAAGTCTATAAATATAATAATCTTTTGCTAAAGATCTTGGCTTATTTTTTAGCTCTTCATAGCTTAAAACACCAGCATTTACAAAAATTGTAAAAAATATAAGTAAAAAATTACATTTTAGCAGCATATACAAATACTAAAGAGAGTAAAAATTTATTAAAAAACTGAAGCGCCAAAAGAACTATTAGTGGTGCAAAATCAAGCCCACCAAAAGTCGTTCGAATATATCTTCTTATATATGCGTAAACAGGTTCAGTTAGCCTATAAATTATCTGAACGAACTTATTATATGGATCTGGGTTTACAAAGCTCATAACGGCACCTATTATTATAACAAAAATATAAGCGGTTATAAGTGTACTTACTATCTCAGCAACTGCTACTAAAAATGCTTGCATTATCATTTAACTATCTCCTTAATGTCATCTTTTATATATTGATAAAGTTCGCCTAATTCAGGTCCATAATCTAAACCTGTAATTAGCAAACGAAGCGGCATAAAAAAATTCTCTTCTTTTAAATTTAAAAGCTTCATAATCTCTTTTTTAAACTCTTCAAAACTATTTGGAATTTCCATATTTATAATGATATTTCTTAGAATTTCAGCACTATTTTTAAATTCATCTGAAATCTCTTTTTTGCTATATATTTTTAAAACTTTATCTTTAATTTCAGGTACTAAACTTGCTTCTTGAGTGTAAAATTTTATTAGATTTACATATTTTTCATCTAAACCAAATAATTCAACAAGCCTTTTATTGCTAGTAATTTTAATATGGTCTCTATTTAATTGAGTCAATTTTTTTATATCAAATTTAGCTGGACTTTTCGATAAATTTTTAATGTCAAACCACTCTATAGCTTCATCTAAACTAAAAATCTCTTTTGGAGTTTTATTACCAAGTAAAATTAGATAATTAATTATAGCTTCTGGCAAAAACCCTTGTTCTAAAAGCCATTTTACAGATGAGCTATCATCTCTTTTGCTTATTTTTTTACCATGCTTATTTAAAATAATTGGCAAATGTGCATATTTTATATCTTTATTATACCCTAAAGATTTCCTAATATACTCTTGCTTTGGTGTGTTGCTTGTATGATCTTCGCCTCTAATTATATAAGTTATATCCATCAACATATCATCAATGGCACAAGCAAAATTATAAGTTGGAGTTTTATCAAATCTCATTATAACAAAATTATCAATATCTTCTGGGCTAAAGTTAAGTTCACCTTTAATTTCATCAATATATTTTATAGTTCTTTTTGGTTTTTTCATACGAATTACAAATGGTTTTTCGCAATTTAGAACCTCTTTGTCTGATAAGTTATCACAAGCTCCTTCATATCTGTAAGGTCTATTTTCTTTTTTGGCTAACTCTTTTTTGCTTTCCAACTCCTCTTGTGAACAAAAACAGCAAAATGCCTTTTTATCCATTAAAAGTTTATGTGCAAATTCTCTATGAAACTTCAAATTATCACTTTGTATATATAATTTATCCCATTTTATTCCAAATTTAGTTAAAATTTCTTTGATTTCTTCATCTTTTCCATCTATATTTCTCTGTTTATCTGTGTCCTCTATGCGTAAAATAAACTTTTCATTACTCTGTTTAGCACAAATATAGTTAAACAAAGCAACTCTTAAATTACCAATATGCATATCTCCTGTTGGCGATGGTGCAAACCTATACATCTCTATCCTTGTTTTTAGTTTTATTATGATTATACATATGTTTTGCTAATAGTTAGCAAAACAAATATTTACAAAATTCTAATATAATCTTATAAAAATTTACTTAAAGGAATAAAGTGAGCTTTATAAAGGAATTTAAAGAATTTGCTATGCGTGGTAATGTCATCGACTTAGCGGTCGGTGTAGTAATCGGAGGGGCTTTTGGTAAAATTATAAGCTCATTAGTTGCGGATATTATTATGCCAGTTATTGGGGTTATTACAGGTGGTATAAACTTTACTAATTTAAAATTTATATTAAAAGATGCGGTCGGCGAAACTCCTGCTATAACTTTAAATTATGGAAATTTTATCCAAATTAGTGTTAATTTTTTAATAATTGCTTTTTGTATATTTATGGTTATAAAAGCCATAAATAGTTTAAAAAGAAAAGAGGAGAAAAAAGAAGAGGCGCCAAGCAAAGCACCTGAGGATATTTTACTACTTCAAGAGATAAGAGATCTTTTAAAAAATAAGTAATGATTGAAAATATACCTTTTTTTAAAACACTTTGCAAAAAAGATTTAGATAGATTAGGAGAGATAAGTTTTTATAAATCCTATAAAAAAGATGAAATTTTATTCTTCGAAGGACAAAGCTCCAAATGGCTATATTTACTAACTAAAGGAAACATTAAAATTTATAAAACTTCCCCAAAAGGCAAAGAGATATTTTTAAGAGAAATTCGCCCTATAAGCTTTGTTGCTGAACTTGCAAATTTTGAAAATATTCCATATCCGGCTAGTTCAATAATGCTGACTGATGGAGAGATTTTAAAGATTGATTATTCTAAATTTAGAGATGAGTTTTTACTAAAACCTGAAATTTGTTTTGAGATGTTAAAATCAATCTCAAAAAAATTAATATCAATGAATGATGTTTTCACAAAAGAGCTTATTTTGGACAGTGAGGGTAAAATTGCAAAGTTTATTTGTGAAAACTTTGAAGCATTTACAACACTAAAGTATAATCAAATTTCAAAGATACTTAATTTATCACCTGAAACATTTTCAAGAATCATCACTAAATTTAAAAAAGATAATCTTTTAATTGTAAATAGCAATCAACAAATTGTATCTTTTAATAAAGATAGTTTAAGTAAATTTTATATAACTTAAAGGGCTGCTATGTTTTTTAAATTTGTATCTACAACAATTTTTACTCTTATGAATCTTTATAGCTTGAATTTTTTTCAAAATACATTTTTAAACAGTAAGAATAAAATTTACCTAAACGCTATATTCGTCTTTTGCTTTACCCTGATAACTCTATTTAATATATTGTATTTTATAGCTTTTAGAGCAGAAAACCTAAATGGTGTCTTATTTAAAGCTTCAGCTATTAGCACAGGGGCTAGTTTTTTACTATTTTTATCATCAGCTCTGTTTTCAATTATAGGCTTTACAACTAAATTTGTTAAATTCAGCAATAAAAGAAGAGAATTTTTAAAATTGTCTTTTAATATCTCATTTTTAATATTTATATTTTCATTTTTATTTAAAGGGTTTTATAATGGGATTAAAAAGCCTTTTATAAATAGAGTTGATATTAAAATTTCAAATTTAAAAGATGATTTAAGCCTTGCCGTGCTTAGTGATATACATCTTGGAAAATATCTTGGAAAAAGTTTTTTGGAGTTATTAGTTGATGAAGTAAATAAACTAAATGCTGATGCCCTGCTTATAGTTGGTGATATGTTTGATATAAAAGCAAAAGACTTAAAAGATACATTAAATCCACTTAATAATCTAAAAATACCTTGCTTTTTTGTTTTAGGAAATCACGAATATTATAGTGGAGCATATGAATTAATTGAAGTTTTAAAAAAATATAAAGTTAAAGTTTTAGAAAATGAAAATTTAGAGTTTAAGGGCGTAAATTTCGCTGGAGTATACGATAGAGCTGGGCAAAGATTTGGGTATTTAAAGCCAAATTTAAAAAAAGCTTTACAAAATAAAAATGAAAATTTACCAACAATTTTGTTAGCACATCAGCCAAAGTATATTTATGAAAATGTAAAAGATGAGGTTGATTTATGTATTTGTGGACATACTCACGCAGGACAAATTTTTCCATTTTCCCTTCTTGTGCTAATGGAGCAAAAATACTTATATGGACTTTATAAAGAGCAAGATAAACAAATATATGTAAGTAGTGGTGCAGGTTTTTGGGGGCCTCCTGTTAGGATACTAGCTCCTGCTGAGATAGCATTTTTAAATTTAAAAAAAGGTTAATTATGACAAATTTAATTTCTTGCATTTTTGGAAAAATAGCAAGTATAAAATTTCCAAAAAAAGTTCAAAACTTTATAAATAAAAGTTATGTAAATTATTTTAAAATTGATATGAGTGAGTTTAAAAACTATACAGAATATAGGAGTTTAAATGAACTTTTTACAAGAACTTTAACCAAAAAAAGAGAACTTTCATGCTCAAATTTCATAAGTCCAAGTGATGGTGTAGTTTTTCAAACAGGAGTTAGTTCAGAGTTTAAAGCTTTTAGCATAAAAGGCATTGATTATAATATTAAAGAGCTTTTAGATGAAGATATAGATGATGAGTTAAAATATCTAAATATATATCTTTCTCCAAAAGACTATCATCACTATCACAGCCCTTGTGACTTACAAATTTTAGAGGCAAAATACATACCTGCAAAACTCTATAGCGTTGCAAAAAGCGCGATTTTAAAAATTCCAAATTTATATGCTAAAAATGAAAGAGTTATTTTAAAGACAAAACTTGAAAATAATAAAATTTTATGGCTTGTTTTTGTTGGGGCTTTAAATGTTGGAAAAATGAAATTTAATTTTGATAAAAACATTCAAACAAATGCAAAAAAAGGTAAAAATATATATAAATATGAAAATTTACTCTATAAAAAAGGTGAACATTTAGGAAATTTTGAATTAGGCTCAACTATTGTAATTTTAGCCAATCAAGATAGTTTAAATTTTGATACTCAAAATAGTGAAAATATTAAGTTTGGGCAATCGTTAGGTGAAATCTTAAGCTAGTTTTAAATATTTTTATACTTAAATATATAATACACAAGAAGGAATATTAAATGAAAAAAGCTTTTACGATGATTGAACTAATATTTGTCATAGTAATTTTAGGAATACTTGCAGCTGTCGTAATCCCAAGATTAGCAGTAGCAAGAGATGATGCAAAAATTAGTAAATTTTCTCAAAATCTTTCTATGACAATAACAGATTGTATCTCTTTTTATATATCACAAGGCAAGTATGACAAAGATATATCTAAAATGACAAATGTTGATGTTGTGAATAAAAAAGACTATACTGCAGAACTTGCTATGAATGATGTAAGTTGTGTTAAAATAGTTTTGTATAATGAAAATGATACAAAAAATGGTATAAATAAAGGCTCTTTAGAAGTTATTCCTATAAATAAAGATAATGTAATTTGCAAAAAATTACATTTGATTCCTTCTATAAAAAATCATCTTCAAGCTAAAAGATATATAATTAATAATACAATAAATTAAACTACATTTTGATATAATAACTTATAGAATCAAATAATAAAAGGATTTAAGTATGAAAAAAATGAAATATGGTTTTACAATGATGGAGTTAGTTTTTGTTATAGTTATTTTGGGAATTTTATCTGCTGTTGCTATTCCTAGGTTAGCTGTAAGCAGAGATGATGCAACTGTTGCAAAAATTAGAGCTGATCTATCAGCCATTAGAAGCGGAATATCATTAAAAAAATCTGAAAATTTGATGTCTGGAAATGTTGCAACTCCTAAACTTGGAGATTTTTTTGAAAATGTGCTAAGCAAGCCGTTATCAAAAGGTGATTCAAGGAATGGGTGGACAAAAAATAGTGATAACTCTTATACCGCCTGCGTTGCTGGGCAATGCGCTACATTTACATACTATGAAACCAAGCAAACTATAAAGGTAGGCACAAAAGATCAAAATGTAAGTGCTGGTACTTTATTGTGTCAAGGTAAAAATTGCCATCTTTTTGAGTAAATGAAATATTATAAAGTTGCTATTTTAAATAAAAACTTAGAACCATTAACTTATCACTTTGATAAAAATGTATCTATATACTCCATAGTTGAAGTTGTTTTAAAAAACAAACTTCATAAAGGAGTCATAATAAAAGAGGTCGAAAAACCAATCTTTAAAACTGCAGAAATTTCTACAGTTTTAGAAGAAAAGCTTTCCAAAATGCAAATAAGCTTAGCAAACTTTATCTCATACTACTATATATCTAAAATTGGAATCTCTTTTAATCTATTTACACCATA is a genomic window of Campylobacter blaseri containing:
- a CDS encoding lytic transglycosylase domain-containing protein, which encodes MLLKCNFLLIFFTIFVNAGVLSYEELKNKPRSLAKDYYIYRLLTETKYDKKEIKELSKDVYRNKGKLERKLSAIVTQSKKIDPCKGVNAKNILDANLTCKLNRMWPNFVKYISKENRQKLIKELSSYADYVNLLNGYDRENPAKYYADTKHVKNFFSYYMSLNKSEQNSKFDFKLEKEFANNLSNYWYFKTFIKDAVVYDRHKTLRSSLLDINSSNFSQDEAFFLGLNAIKLNKDDSAVAFFDQAAKTYKYQFDRDKSIFWSYLITKNSKTLDNLAKSNDINIYSLYAKEKTGLNKIDVVIPTPSKKNIKDYNIKDPFEWVRLQIKVKNADNETLKSLAIKFNTQETMGQYIYIMNKLSGYNDNFYPMPFMEYIKDSTTHRKALILAIARQESRFIPSVVSTSYALGLMQFMPFVANDWAKKKGLKIYDQDDMFDPKIAYEFANMHLDWLEKYLYNPVFIAYAYNGGIGFTKRMLLKGDLFNEGKYEPFLSMELVPYTESREYAKKVLANYIIYYQALSPGSNTSILKLFETLTQPSKSDSYRKQ
- a CDS encoding YggT family protein, giving the protein MIMQAFLVAVAEIVSTLITAYIFVIIIGAVMSFVNPDPYNKFVQIIYRLTEPVYAYIRRYIRTTFGGLDFAPLIVLLALQFFNKFLLSLVFVYAAKM
- the gltX gene encoding glutamate--tRNA ligase gives rise to the protein MYRFAPSPTGDMHIGNLRVALFNYICAKQSNEKFILRIEDTDKQRNIDGKDEEIKEILTKFGIKWDKLYIQSDNLKFHREFAHKLLMDKKAFCCFCSQEELESKKELAKKENRPYRYEGACDNLSDKEVLNCEKPFVIRMKKPKRTIKYIDEIKGELNFSPEDIDNFVIMRFDKTPTYNFACAIDDMLMDITYIIRGEDHTSNTPKQEYIRKSLGYNKDIKYAHLPIILNKHGKKISKRDDSSSVKWLLEQGFLPEAIINYLILLGNKTPKEIFSLDEAIEWFDIKNLSKSPAKFDIKKLTQLNRDHIKITSNKRLVELFGLDEKYVNLIKFYTQEASLVPEIKDKVLKIYSKKEISDEFKNSAEILRNIIINMEIPNSFEEFKKEIMKLLNLKEENFFMPLRLLITGLDYGPELGELYQYIKDDIKEIVK
- the mscL gene encoding large-conductance mechanosensitive channel protein MscL, whose protein sequence is MSFIKEFKEFAMRGNVIDLAVGVVIGGAFGKIISSLVADIIMPVIGVITGGINFTNLKFILKDAVGETPAITLNYGNFIQISVNFLIIAFCIFMVIKAINSLKRKEEKKEEAPSKAPEDILLLQEIRDLLKNK
- a CDS encoding Crp/Fnr family transcriptional regulator; amino-acid sequence: MIENIPFFKTLCKKDLDRLGEISFYKSYKKDEILFFEGQSSKWLYLLTKGNIKIYKTSPKGKEIFLREIRPISFVAELANFENIPYPASSIMLTDGEILKIDYSKFRDEFLLKPEICFEMLKSISKKLISMNDVFTKELILDSEGKIAKFICENFEAFTTLKYNQISKILNLSPETFSRIITKFKKDNLLIVNSNQQIVSFNKDSLSKFYIT
- a CDS encoding metallophosphoesterase; translated protein: MYFIAFRAENLNGVLFKASAISTGASFLLFLSSALFSIIGFTTKFVKFSNKRREFLKLSFNISFLIFIFSFLFKGFYNGIKKPFINRVDIKISNLKDDLSLAVLSDIHLGKYLGKSFLELLVDEVNKLNADALLIVGDMFDIKAKDLKDTLNPLNNLKIPCFFVLGNHEYYSGAYELIEVLKKYKVKVLENENLEFKGVNFAGVYDRAGQRFGYLKPNLKKALQNKNENLPTILLAHQPKYIYENVKDEVDLCICGHTHAGQIFPFSLLVLMEQKYLYGLYKEQDKQIYVSSGAGFWGPPVRILAPAEIAFLNLKKG
- a CDS encoding phosphatidylserine decarboxylase — protein: MTNLISCIFGKIASIKFPKKVQNFINKSYVNYFKIDMSEFKNYTEYRSLNELFTRTLTKKRELSCSNFISPSDGVVFQTGVSSEFKAFSIKGIDYNIKELLDEDIDDELKYLNIYLSPKDYHHYHSPCDLQILEAKYIPAKLYSVAKSAILKIPNLYAKNERVILKTKLENNKILWLVFVGALNVGKMKFNFDKNIQTNAKKGKNIYKYENLLYKKGEHLGNFELGSTIVILANQDSLNFDTQNSENIKFGQSLGEILS
- a CDS encoding type II secretion system protein → MKKAFTMIELIFVIVILGILAAVVIPRLAVARDDAKISKFSQNLSMTITDCISFYISQGKYDKDISKMTNVDVVNKKDYTAELAMNDVSCVKIVLYNENDTKNGINKGSLEVIPINKDNVICKKLHLIPSIKNHLQAKRYIINNTIN
- a CDS encoding type II secretion system protein, with product MKKMKYGFTMMELVFVIVILGILSAVAIPRLAVSRDDATVAKIRADLSAIRSGISLKKSENLMSGNVATPKLGDFFENVLSKPLSKGDSRNGWTKNSDNSYTACVAGQCATFTYYETKQTIKVGTKDQNVSAGTLLCQGKNCHLFE